One window of Papaver somniferum cultivar HN1 chromosome 9, ASM357369v1, whole genome shotgun sequence genomic DNA carries:
- the LOC113308864 gene encoding protochlorophyllide-dependent translocon component 52, chloroplastic-like: MRTLEVLSSSALIQTRFHKSSNHNPICSSLPFFNANPLMNSSFQKISVNKSRFKISSTSSPSISSEPIINPSSLENEFQEEGEEEKFDWFSHWYPVIPLCDLDKRVPHAKRVMGLDIVVWWDRNEDKWQVFDDSCPHRLAPLSEGRIDQWGRLQCVYHGWCFDGAGDCKFIPQAPIDGPPVNIFKKACARVYPSLEQNGLLWFWPNTDPQYKHIATKEKPPYIPELDDPSFSSLMGNREIPYGYEVLIENLMDPAHVPYAHYGIMRIPNKSSKLDREGGTPIEINVQRLDKTGFLAKQDRGHNKFIAPCVFYSYPNMTSGSGSQSSVGSEKAAPEAVKKRQMLLIFLCIPVGPGRSRVIWTFPRNFGQWLDKIIPRWVFHVGQNLILDSDLYLLHLEEHKLMDVGYTNWQKACFVPTKSDGLVVAFRKWLRKYSGGQIDWGTKFKGILPPTPPKEQLMDRYWSHVVNCSSCRVALKGLRILEVALPIVAVVAIGIVAAVKQGFLASMAVRISIVTLAVLCFAASKWLSHFIYKNFYFHDYNHALR, translated from the exons ATGCGAACTCTTGAAGTCCTTTCTTCTTCAGCACTAATCCAAACTAGATTCCACAAATCTTCAAATCATAACCCCATTTGTTCATCTCTTCCCTTCTTCAATGCAAATCCACTCATGAATTCTTCTTTCCAAAAGATTTCTGTAAACAAATCCAGATTCAAGATTTCTTCAACATCATCACCATCAATTTCGTCTGAACCCATAATAAACCCATCATCACTTGAGAATGAATTTCAAGAAGaaggggaagaggagaaattCGACTGGTTTTCACACTGGTATCCAGTAATTCCACTCTGTGATTTAGATAAGAGGGTCCCACATGCAAAGAGAGTAATGGGTTTAGACATTGTTGTGTGGTGGGATAGAAATGAAGATAAATGGCAAGTATTTGATGATAGTTGTCCTCATAGATTAGCTCCTCTTTCAGAAGGTAGAATTGATCAGTGGGGAAGGTTGCAGTGTGTTTATCATGGATGGTGTTTTGATGGTGCTGGTGATTGCAAATTCATTCCACAAGCACCAATTGATGGCCCACCG GTTAACATTTTCAAGAAAGCATGTGCCAGAGTGTATCCAAGTTTGGAGCAAAATGGACTACTTTGGTTTTGGCCAAACACAGACCCTCAATACAAACATATTGCTACGAAAGAAAAACCTCCATATATCCCAGAGTTGGATGATCCATCGTTTTCATCTTTAATGGGGAATAGAGAAATTCCCTACGG ATATGAAGTTCTGATCGAAAATCTCATGGACCCTGCTCATGTTCCATATGCGCATTATGGAATAATGCGAATACCCAACAAATCCT CTAAGCTTGACAGAGAAGGTGGTACACCTATCGAGATTAATGTACAAAGGTTAGATAAAACGGGCTTCCTTGCGAAGCAGGACCGTGGGCATAACAAATTTATAGCGCCATGCGTGTTTTATTCTTATCCGAATATGACATCAGGGAGTGGATCTCAATCATCTGTTGGTAGTGAAAAG GCGGCACCAGAAGCTGTTAAAAAACGGCAAATGCTGCTTATATTTTTGTGCATCCCAGTTGGTCCTGGTAGAAGCAGAGTTATATGGACGTTTCCGAGAAATTTTGGACAATGGCTTGACAAAATTATTCCCAGATGGGTCTTTCATGTGGGACAGAACTTGATTCTTGATTCAGATTTGTATCTTCTTCACTTGGAG GAGCATAAGCTAATGGATGTTGGATACACCAATTGGCAAAAGGCGTGCTTTGTGCCCACCAAGTCAGATGGTCTTGTTGTTGCCTTCAGAAAGTGGTTAAGAAAATATTCAGGTGGTCAAATCGATTGGGGTACCAAGTTCAAGGGGATTCTTCCCCCAACTCCTCCCAAAGAGCAGCTAATGGACAG GTACTGGTCTCACGTGGTAAACTGCAGTAGCTGTCGTGTCGCACTTAAGGGTCTAAGAATTCTGGAAGTTGCCTTGCCTATTGTGGCAGTAGTTGCAATTGGAATTGTTGCAGCTGTAAAGCAAGGTTTTCTGGCGTCGATGGCTGTGCGGATTAGTATAGTCACTCTAGCGGTGTTGTGTTTTGCTGCTTCAAAATGGCTTTCTCACTTCATTTACAAGAACTTCTATTTCCACGACTATAATCACGCTCTAAGATGA
- the LOC113308863 gene encoding uncharacterized protein LOC113308863, whose translation MGNCLSFPSTNLSKKVEQVLPIQTVFKLPSPLPIWPAGEGFANGSINLGGLEVCQVSTFTKIWATHEGGIDNLGVTFFEPSQISDGFLMLGCYSQPSNKSPFGWVLAGKDVAGDILRTPVDYILVWSSESVKIKQDGNGYIWSPVPREGYKSVGLMVTNSPEKPPLDKIRVVRADFAEECEKDTWVWGDDKADQSSKVNIYTLRPKTRGTQAHGVCVGTFQVDGAASALSCLKNKQFGLSHMPNLEQIKSIIQTYSPLIYLHPDEPFLPSSVSWFFNNGALLHKLGEESNPVRIDSTGSNLPQGGSNDGMYWLDLPIDGAAKGKVKKGDLQSSNAYFHVKPMLGATFTDISIWVFYPFNGAARAKVKFINIPLGKIGEHVGDWEHMTLRVSNFNGELWRVYYSEHSGGTWLNASEVEFASGKNKVTAYSSLHGHAFYERPGLVLQGNNDIGIRNDTSKSKIMMDTGEKFELVSAEYLGSIVAEPPWLNFNRPWGPKINYDTREELKNVEKLLPGNLKTQFEKFVNSLPNEVFGEEGPLGPKMKNSWNGDEV comes from the exons ATGGGCAACTGTCTCTCTTTTCCTTCAACAAATCTCTCCAAGAAAGTAGAACAGGTTTTGCCAATTCAAACAGTTTTCAAACTTCCTTCTCCACTGCCAATTTGGCCAGCAG GCGAAGGATTTGCAAATGGAAGTATAAACTTAGGAGGATTAGAAGTATGTCAGGTCTCAACTTTTACAAAGATTTGGGCTACTCATGAAGGTGGAATAGATAATCTTGGTGTGACATTTTTCGAACCTTCGCAGATATCAGATGGGTTTCTCATGCTTGGTTGTTATAGCCAACCCAGCAACAAGTCTCCATTTGGTTGGGTTCTGGCAGGGAAAGATGTTGCAGGTGACATACTTAGGACGCCCGTTGATTACATACTTGTTTGGAGTAGCGAGTCTGTGAAGATTAAACAAGATGGAAATGGTTATATTTGGTCTCCAGTTCCACGAGAGGGTTATAAATCTGTTGGTCTTATGGTGACTAACTCACCGGAGAAGCCACCGCTGGACAAAATTCGGGTAGTTCGAGCGGACTTTGCAGAAGAATGCGAGAAGGACACATGGGTATGGGGAGATGATAAGGCAGATCAATCAAGTAAGGTTAATATCTATACATTGAGACCCAAAACAAGAGGAACCCAGGCTCATGGTGTTTGTGTGGGTACATTTCAAGTTGATGGTGCAGCTTCAGCCTTATCTTGTTTGAAAAACAAACAGTTCGGTTTATCTCATATGCCTAATTTGGAGCAAATTAAGAGCATAATACAAACTTATTCTCCCTTGATTTACTTGCATCCCGACGAACCATTTCTTCCCTCGTCAGTGTCTTGGTTTTTCAACAATGGGGCTCTATTACATAAACTAGGTGAAGAATCAAATCCTGTTCGGATCGACTCAACCGGTTCGAATCTTCCACAAGGCGGTTCCAATGATGGCATGTATTGGTTGGATCTTCCTATTGATGGAGCTGCCAAAGGAAAAGTTAAGAAAGGAGATTTGCAGTCCTCAAATGCTTATTTTCACGTCAAACCCATGCTAGGTGCAACATTTACTGATATTTCAATCTGGGTCTTTTACCCGTTTAACGGGGCGGCAAGGGCCAAGGTAAAATTCATTAACATTCCACTAGGCAAGATAGGTGAACATGTTGGAGACTGGGAACATATGACATTAAGAGTAAGTAATTTCAACGGGGAGCTGTGGAGGGTCTATTATTCAGAACATAGTGGTGGTACATGGTTGAATGCATCCGAGGTTGAATTTGCAAGTGGTAAAAATAAAGTCACAGCTTACTCTTCGTTGCACGGTCATGCGTTTTATGAGAGACCTGGATTAGTCTTACAAGGGAATAATGATATTGGAATTCGAAATGACACTTCAAAGAGCAAAATTATGATGGATACTGGAGAGAAATTTGAGTTGGTTTCAGCCGAGTATTTGGGTTCAATTGTTGCCGAGCCACCATGGTTGAATTTTAACCGGCCATGGGGTCCGAAGATTAACTATGATACCAGAGAAGAACTGAAGAATGTTGAGAAATTGCTTCCTGGGAATCTTAAAACTCAATTTGAGAAATTTGTTAACAGCCTTCCAAATGAAGTGTTTGGAGAGGAAGGACCACTTGGACCCAAGATGAAGAATAGCTGGAACGGAGATGAAGTCTGA